Below is a genomic region from Virgibacillus dokdonensis.
CTAAGCGGCTACTTCCTTATGGCGATAAACGTACTTAACCAGAAGATGAGCGACTTTTCCCACGCGGCGAGCGCTTTTTCCACGTTCATGAGCGACTTTACGACGTGCGGGAGTGATTTTCTCATGATAGGAGTCTGTAGTTTGAATTTATTCTTTCATATAAGATATACTTACAATACAAGTAAGAATCAAGGGAGAGGGGATGACTTACGATGGGGCAACAAATTAAAGGAAAGATTGCGTATATTACAGGTGCTGGTAGCGGTATTGGAAGAGCAACTGCACTTGCTCTTGCTAAGGAAGGTGTTCATTTAGGCATCATTGCGCGTACGGAATCCAAACTGGAAGCTGTTGCAAGAGAAGTAGAAACATATGGCGTTAACGCCAGTTATGCTGTTGCTAATATAGCAAAGTTGGAAGAAGTAGAGGGGGCTGTTGCGAAGCTAGAAACGTCGCTTGGGCCTGCAAATATTTTAATAAATAATGCAGGTATTGGAACATTTGATAATTTTCTAGAGATGGATCCAGTAACGTGGAAGCAAACTTTAGAGGTGAATGTGTTCGGTACGTATCACGTGACCCGTGCCGTCTTACCACATATGCTTAAGAAAAACCAAGGCGATATTATCATGATCTCCTCCAGTAACGGAATAAAAGGAACAGCAGGTTCGACTTCTTACAGTGCTTCCAAATTTGCCATTCAAGGTATGTCCGAAGCTTTAATGCAAGAAGTGCGCAGAAATAACATTCGCGTTTTCACATTAAATCCAAGCCTTGTTGCCACAGAGCTTGCTTTCGGCGAAAAGTTAGCGGAGAAAAATGACGATAAATACATGCAAGCCGAAGATTTAGCTGAATACATGGTAGCACAATTAAAATTGCATCCGAGAATGTTTATTAAACAGTCGTTACAATGGGCTACGAATCCGTTCTAAAACAAAACTGTTACAAAACGTTGATCCAAAAGCGATTTGCAACATTTTTCTATATTTATATATCATATTAATTACTTTGCAAAGAAAACTATTAAAATATATCACTAAGTCAGTGCAATTGTTTACGGCTTATTGTTAACATAATTTAGAAAATTCAACAATAGACTGCCATTTCAAACTTCGGTTTTTCACTCATCCGTAGGGCATATCGAAAGAACTGTTTGTGGAGCTGGACTGTTAACTTGTCCAGCTCTAGCAACTTCAATTCTTGAAGCAAGATCTAAGATGTTTAATCGTTATGTAACGTTAATAGCCAACGTCATTTTTATAAAACTTGGCTTATCTCAAATCTTATGGCGAAAGCTGTAGTTCTTATACTATGAACTATTATGCATTCCTATAGTGTAAAGTAAAAACGTTGGCTATGAATATAAAAGAACACGGCTTTCGTTTTTTCTTTGTAGTCTTAAAAGAAAGCAATTATATTTAAGAAGCTTTCTTCACCTGTTTTTTGGTCATAAATGTTTCTGCCTGCACTAATCGCGGAGCACTCGCTAAAATCACTAGCAAAACAATCGTACAAAAAACAAACGCACCTACAAAAGTCGTTCCATTCATTATAAATGAATACAGAACTGGCGACATTCCTTCGGGGGCATATTTCCCCCAGAAAATGACACCTGCAAGAAAATGCCAAAAATACCTCGCGATGCTACCAATGAATGTCGCAGCTACAACCCATGCCAAAGCAATTCGTTTATTCCCTTTTTGATAATTATTTTGAATTAAAGGAGCGAGTATTCCGGCAAAACCAACGCTAGCAAAAGCAATAAAATATTCAATAAAAAATTGCAATGGTGTCAAATAGTAAGCATCACCGAGCATTACCTGCAATAACCCCCATAAGAAACCCGCTAATATACCCGCCAACATTCCTCTCCGAAATGCAAGAATAAATATGGGCACCATAGCAAAAGAAATCGATATAGCTGGTGATAATTTAATCGAAGGAAGAAAATCCAAAATCATGGCAAATGCTGCAAAAAATGCTGCTTCAATCATTACTAATAAGCGAATATTTTTCATTAAAAAAGCTCCCCTTTCACGGAAACCTCAAGGGAAGCAGCATTGTTCGACGTAGTTGTTCATTGATTGTATAAAAGGTAAATGCTTTAAACGTTCGTTTTACACACAGAATCTTCCTTGTAAATCAAACTAGCATTTTATGCATAAACCTAAGCATTGTTGCCCACATCCCTACGCAAGTGCTAACTAAACAGGTTCAAAGGGTCTCGAACGATTCCGTTCCATCTCAGCCAAATGGCTCCCCTTGTGGTTTCTATGTATATGATTTTCATCTATTATAAACGATAAATTGTTCTTTGAACAGCTTTTAGCGTTAAAAGTTGTTTAGCATCCATTTTTTATAGCTATTGTTCAAATAAATAGTCAGAGAGATGAAGGTAGCTCTTAAACGACCACCTGCTAAAGCAGGTGGATTTAGACAAAAATGTCGACGACTAAAGTCGTTCCCCAGGCTAAAGTCCTGCTCAAAGGCCTTAGCTAAAGCATCCTCAAAGCTAGACTAAATATTTCGTCCTTACCTTCATTGAATTGATTTGTTATATCATTTCTTATTATTTCTTCCGTTACCGTCCCTACGGTGGCACAAAAATATCCTCTTGCCCACAAGTGCTGCCCCCAATATCTCTTTTTGAGTTCTGGAAACTCATCCTGCAATAATCTTGATGATCTTCCTTTTAGATACGGCAATATTTTACTTGGAGCAATACTTGGAGGACAGGATAATAATAAATGAATGTGGTCTTTTCCAACACTTCCTTGCAAATATAGTAATTCCCCTAGCTTCACAACCTTGTCTTAGCAAATCACGCACTCTCACCGCTATATGCCCGCCCAAAACCTTATATCTATACTTTGTCACCCATATGACATGATACTTAATATCATACACAGCATGACTATTTTTTCTATATCCTTCCATACTTTCACCTCTTCACTTCGTATGGACAAAAAAGATAAGGCTAAAAGCGGATACCGTCTAAAGAAGGTGGAGTTAGACCACGCATTTGTAAGTTAAACCACCTGCTGCTTCCATACACTAGTGAAGATAAATAAACGGTAAATACATATTTATCAAGAACAAGCAAATGTGTCGCCAATTTCAGACAAATGAATCTAAAACGACCTAGATTCAAAAGCAACAGCTTGCTTATCATCACACCTTGATGTGATTCGTAAATGACCTACTATTTCCACACTCATTTGCACTTCAAATTCATTCTTTACACCTTCTTATTAGTTTACACCAACGCGCTCCCACGCACGAGCAACTTCCTGAGCAGCGCTTTCCCCATACAAATCTTGAGCAGATTGAACGAGTGCTTGTCTTGCATCTTGGAAACTACTATTCGGCGTTAAATAGGTCGTTAATGCACGATAATAAACTTGTTCCGCTTTGCTTATACCTATGCTATTAACAGTGAAATAGGCCGCTTTATTCGGAATCCCACTATTGATATGAACTCCACCCCAATCGCCTCTTCGTGTGTTTGGTAAATGTTGATAATCATTCATATGATCTGGCTGATTATACCTTGTTGGGTTTGCCAAACTGCGCAATGCATCCCCTTCAACACCAGGTGTAAATACATCTTCACCAATTAACCAATCACCATCCACAAAATAGGCAAAAACATCAGCAAACGATTCATTTAATGCACCAGATTGGTTGGCATAGACGAGATCAGCTGTTTCGTCAATCACCCCATGTGTAAGCTCATGAGCTACAATATCATTTGCCCCAGATAACGGAGCAAATCTTCTTCCGTCTCCATTGCCGTAAATGATTTTATCACCAACCCATACCGCATTATTATAATTATTCCCATAATCGACAATAGACCGAATTGTCGCGCCATTATTGTCGTAACTAACCCGACCAAATGTATTATAGTAATAATCAAATACTTGTCCAGCATAATAGTGAGCATCAACAGCTGCCTGTTGTTCTTCATTCGTAAAGCGATTATCTTCATCTTTCACATAAACACCTGGAAGATTTTTATCGCCTCTTCCTTGATTCGTGAACGTTTCAATAACCCCATTCATTCGTTTTGTCGTATCATAGAGATAATAGTCCCCTTGATGATAAAACGTATTTAACTGTCTATGGTGTCCAAGGGTACCTATTCCACTTCCAGTAGAGGCAAATTCTTGCGCCTGATTGATTGCTTTTAAAACCTCTCCACTCTCTGCATTCACCCAAATATTCCAATACGCTGGTTTCGGTTTGGCAAATTGAAGCTCTACGCGATATGCTAATGTGTACTGTTTATTGTCATCGTGATAGACAACTAAATCAGCAGTTTCTTCCAGTGTATTAAACGTTTCTCCAGTTAATGATGCCATTTTTTGATCGGCTTCACTACGTTTTATATCAATGTGTTTCCAAGCATGATTAATTGCTTGTTTTTTAGTTAGTTTTTGTTTTTCTGTTAATTTTTCAGGAGCATTAGGATGAAATTCCCCGTTAATTGCTATAATTTTTTTGTCTTTATTCACATGTACGACAATTTTAGAATTATCTATCGGTATATTTTGAATTTTCGGTTTATAAATGTAGTGAGTCATCCCTATATCATCTACATTAGATTCTATAAAATCTAGTTTTGTTTCCGAGTTAATTTGAAAGAGTTCTTTATTCTCCAGCAAAAATTTTCTTACATCTGCCTCTTTCGTCACTTTTCGTTCAGATAACTCTCCGTTAATAAACGAAGGCCCTTTTTGCTTATTTTCTTGCTCCCATTTTGTTTCAACATCTGCATTTATTTCCCATTCATCCCTTGAATCAGCAGCATGGGTCACCTGAGCATTACTTACAATTAACGTAGTAGCTAAGGTGAGCAAACCCATTCGATGAAACCATTTCTTTTGCATTTGCATTCACTCCTTTTATTGGAAACTATTGGTATTTCTTGTGGGGATAATAGTATCGTAGATTTCCATATATGACAATAAATCATTTAACTCATTCTCGGTAAACTAATAGGTATTAATACCTATAAAACAAATTAAATAAGTCATAGTATAGACAATATATACATCCTTGAGTTACATAAAAAATGTAACTTATATAGGCTTTTTAGGAGATTTTTTCATTTTCTTTATACTACGTCGTTTCATGCTTCCCTTTCATATAAAAATGTCCTATTATAAAAGTATTAATCTATGAATAGCATGTCTTATTTTATAATTCTAAATAAAAATATCTATTATTGGCACACGCTTCGAATCAAAAGTGTTTGATAAGATAGTCTACCATGCATTGATTTAGGTTATCATAAAGAGCTTAGGATATATGGATGATCATTCTAGTTTCTTATATTGAAAAATGCTTCGACTTTTCTCATTTTTCATTTGTCCCACCTACTTCCTTTTTCATTTTTTTATGCTATAATTTTGATTACATCACATGACATATAAGTTATTATTTTACATCTATTACGTACTACTTTATAAATCTACTAACAATTCCGATATTCTAATTGCTATGACTAACTAGAAAAAGGTAGGCGATACATATCTTATACTAGTTGAACGATGTAGAAATATGATTTTTCCTTTGTGTCCATACACGCGAACTTTCTCGTTCACTGTTTAACAAAATAAGAAGCTTGCTAACTCCATAAGGAGTAAAAACAGGGATTTTGACTATGTCGGAGGTCTACGATGAGTTATAGAACTACACCATTAGAAGAAGGTATTAAAAATCTTTACATGAAACTAGGATTTACAGAACCACAATATCCTATTGAAGAACTTGCAGAAAAATTAAACATTCATTTAAGTTATCAAAAAAAGCCTATTTTGCAACAAAGAGGGACCATATATTTAAACCCTCATTTGTCAAGCGAAAAACAGAAAGAGCTATTTTATTATGAATTATCACATGTCCTTCCACATGTAGGGATACAACTATTTATGCCAAAATTATTTAACAGTTTGCAGAAACATAAAACAAGCTATATTGCGCTACATTTAGCTATACCAACCTTCATGTTACAAAAGGTAAACTTCCCTCTATATCATGAAGAAGCAATTGCAAATGTTGCTAATGAATTTAAAGTAACAACTGAGTTTTCTCAAAAACGCTTACATGAATATAGAAATCAAGTAAATCAAAACTGGAACATTCTTTAATAGCTGTTGGGGAAGTTGCAATTCTACAATGAGTTAATTTGAACAACATCTATCCATTCAAAATTCATAATTTAAAGATGTTTCACAAGTGGAAGTAAATTTATACGAAAGTGAGCTACATTTTTTAGGGGGGGGATCTTTGGGCAGAGGCAGACCATGAAAATTTACAAGCTACAGCGTTCTCTAGGTGCGTAGGTAGTATTTTTCACATAAATGCTTTTTTAACTTAATCAAGTAAACCAATAAGAGGAGGAATAACATTGAAAAAAATAGGCTTAACTATTATGGTGCTAGGAATTGTTGTTCTTGTTAAGAAAGGGTTTTCCTTAAAAATAGAGGTGAAGTGTACATAGACAATGACGATTTTGTGTTTGCCACTAAGCCATTCATAACACGATCTTCTTGTTTAAAATTTTATCTTTCTATCGTGTCAAGCTTTCATAAAATATGGTTCTCACCCAAAAAAGGCTTTTTAGTTATTTTTGATACTAAATATAATGTTCTCACAATAGATGAAACTACATATTGGGTTTTTAAGACATCTATTTTTAGAACAACCCCATTTTTGGGTATTAACCAAATTGTTAGAAAACCGTAGTTTTTGTTATACTTTAGGCCTTTAAAATTTTATGCTTTCCCATAATGGAATAAAAGTGCGGGGCGCCCGTTTAGCCACAGAGGGAATGGAACGAATCAATCGAGATAAAAGGAATCACGAGAGTATAAAATATTTTGTGTAAATGATTTTTAGAACATAGAAAAAGGAAGACCCTTTTTGTAGAATTAAGTTAGCCGACAAAATTCACAGAAAAGAGGTCTTCCCTATGAACCATGTTACTACAGATTTAATTGAAGCTCTAGTCCAAAAACAGGATATCCAAGAAGTTTTTCGCCAACATCTTGAGTCAGCAGTCAATCAATTACTCAAAAATGAATTGACAGCTTTCTTAGATTATGAACCTTATGATCGAAAAGGTTTTAATTCTGGCAATTCACGTAATGGCACTTACCCTCGTTCAATTAAAACGGAATATGGGGAATTAAATATTGATATTCCACGCGATCGTAACGGTGAATTTAAGCAACAAACTCTGGGCTCTTATAATCGCACGAATGATACTCTTGAAAGTTATATCATTCATATGTATCAAAAAGGCATCACGACAGACGAAATCGTTCAACTTATTGAGCGAATGTACGGCCATCACTATACGAAACAGACCATTTCCAATATCACTCAGCGTGTATCAGAGGATTTAGAAGCGTTCCACAGCCGAAGGCTCAACGAGCGCTATGTTTGTGTCTATTTAGATGCTACGCATATTCCAATTAGACGCGATACTGTCCAAAAAGAAGCTGTCTATATATCGATTGGCATTACCGAAGATGGCACAAAGGAAGTTTTGGATTATACGATTGCCCCAACGGAATCAGCTCACGTTTGGGAAGAGATGCTTTCGTCCCTTCGTGAACGAGGCGTTAAAAACGTTCTGTTGTTTGTCTCTGATGGGCTTAAAGGAATGACCGATTCGATTCATCGTGTTTACTCTAAAGCGAAACATCAGGTTTGCTGCGTACATGTTTCTCGAAATATTTCTAAAAAAGTACGCGTCAGCGATCGTGAAGACATCTCTAATGACTTTAAAAAGGTATATCAAGCTGAAAATCGTACTGAAGCTGAATCTCAACTCGAACAATTTCGGGAGAAATGGCAAAAGCTTTATCCATCTGTCATTAAAAATGTGATGGGGCATGAACAACTCCTAACGTTTTTTGATTTTCCGGCTTCTATTCGAAGAAGTATTTACTCCACGAATTTAATAGAGTCTTTTAATAAGCAAATCAAACGCCATATCAAAGCCAAAGAGCAATTTCCGAATGAGGAATCGCTCAAACGTTATTTAGTCACGCAATTCCATCATTATATTGAAAAACATAGTATGCGATGTCATAGAGGGTTTGAAAAAGCTAAACCAGAACTACTTAAAATGTTTGAAGCTATCGAAACTTAATCTTCTTCAGTTTTGGAAGTTTAGCTGGTTCTCACCAAGCATCAAGCCAAATACGCTTGACCCTTGGTGAGAACCAGCTATGGGGTTAGTAACTGAAGAAGAAAGTCACAGTCCGACCTGCAAGGTCGTTTATAATAAATAACTAGCTTAATTCTTACAAAAGGGCTTAGTGTCATTTACACAAAATTATTGACACTCCCGGAATCACGGTAAGGGGATGAACGATGATAACTTATCATCGTGCGGTTTCGTGAAATCACCTAATTGCTGGGCGATAAGTGGAGCCAGATGTGGCTATATAGTTGTTTCGTCATCTTCAAGCATCTAATTTTCTATACTTTTGTATGAAAAAATTGCCTTCAAGTTAAGTGGTTCGAAATGCGATCCACTTAATTTTGTACAAAAAAGATGGAGCATAAACAAAACGTTTTCAAGCACCATCTTTCTATCATAAATCTTCAGTGACGTTCTTTCACTAACGGAGGATCAACGTCATATATTACAGGCTCTTCTTCCTTTAAATCAGAGTACGTATTAATAATTTCAGGGTTGTAAATTATTTGTAAACGTGAAGGCATATCTAGTTGATTTTCCCGACCTTCAAAATAACTACCACCTATATATTGTGCTCCAAAAAAGCGATTATCTCTCGCCCGCCCGCGTATCGCATTTAATACGACACGACGTGCAGAAATACCGCCATCTATATACATATTTGAACCTACACCAAACATTTCAAAATCACTTTTCGAATAGAAAAAACCACGAATTTTACTCGGTTTATCCTGATTCACACTGTTATTTCTTATATGAATATTCCCATTAGCAAAAATAATAAGCGACTGCTCTTCACCATCCTCCTTCACACCTTTAATTTGCGTGTTTTCAATGGTGACATCTCCATTAACATACATTAACGTATTAAATGTTGCATCTGCACCTTTGATCGTTAAATCGCCATTTACGTAAATCGAACCTTCCATTTGGATCTTATCATAATAATTCGGATGATAACTGTTACTTCCATTTCCAATAAAAAGATCTCCACCAACATACATCGTTTCGGCGATGGAAGTCGTACCAGCGCGATTAACTAAACTTTTTTCTGTAGCAAACTTTTTGAAGGTGTTATTTCCTTGCAATATATATTCTTGCACATCTTGACACCAAAACCAGCTACATTCCTTCGCCCCATCTGCATATACCTTCTCTTTAGCATAACGATTTCCCGTTGTTAGCTTTTTTTCATCAAGAATATTCGCGGGATGATCAATTTCGCTTTTTTCATAGAAATGATTCTTTTTTTGTTCATTGATTCTTATTTCTTCTTGATTAGGTGAACGTGAGACAATATTCGGCGCTTGGGAAAAAACTTCCTCAGGTCGATAATGCTTTTCGTACCGATTATTAGAAAATTTGGTGCGCTGAATATGATTTTTATACCAATTACGTTGCCAATTATAATGATTCGTAGGTGGATCGACGGTATATAAATCGCCGCCTAGCACGAGCTTCGCCTTATTTGTATTCCCACTTGGTAAAATTTCTGGAGATAGCGAATCAATCCATTCATCACGACCTAAATAGGCGTATCCTTTATCGGAAGTAATGACATGCTTGTCCACTTTTAAATCCCCTTCAATCGTGACTCCGCCGTGTAAAAATAAGTTCCCTTCCCCTGGAATGCTTCCATCTGCTTGATGAGAACCGATAGCATATTTCAAAGCTTCGGGGACTGTTTTAGCACCTATTTCTACATTACTATGAAAAGTCCGTTCTCTACCTTCCACGAAGCCAACGCTTTTAAACGAAACAAGTTTACGCAATTCATTGACTGTGCCGTCACGATTGATGACATTCTCCCAGCCTCCATTAATACAAGCTTCATATTTGCCTGTTTTTCCTTTTACTTGGATCGTATTTTCCTCACATGTATAATTTGCAAGTACATCTTCTAACTCTTGAATAAATTGCTGGCGTGGCAGTCCATACTCTCCTAGTCTCGCTTCCAATTGTGCATTAATTTCTTTTGTTATGTGCAGTAATCCCTTGTCTGCTAATTCTGTTGCTTGGACATATTCTTCGCGCACTGTATTTTTTTTCATCCCTGACATCGTCATCATAACGGCTGATAACGCTAATGTCATAAACACAACAATTAAAAGCAGTACGAGCAATAATGTGTAGCCGGATTCATCATGTTGATGACGCCTTATCATGCACCTCACTCCTTAGGACCACTCCGATCATTGATAATTCCTATTTCACTTTCCAATTGCAGAGCGTAACCGTTCTTCTCCAAAATCAACGTAATGTGAAAGAGGTCTTCATTTACCTTGTATAATGTAGATGTCGGTCGGACAGTAATATCCGTTGATGAAAGTGGCAAGCGTTTTTGCTTTATAACAACTTTCCCATTGACAATCCCAATCTTTTCCTCGGTATTCTGTAAGACAAAGTAAAGGTTGTTATCATTGGGAAATGCTTTTACTTCACTTGCTTTTAATGTATACAATTCGTCAATCAAATAAGCCATCATAA
It encodes:
- a CDS encoding PulJ/GspJ family protein, translating into MMNRKNERGMTLVEVLAVFVIGAIVSVIAVQILMSGYHAYERAKTNAELRDEADLMMAYLIDELYTLKASEVKAFPNDNNLYFVLQNTEEKIGIVNGKVVIKQKRLPLSSTDITVRPTSTLYKVNEDLFHITLILEKNGYALQLESEIGIINDRSGPKE
- the thiT gene encoding energy-coupled thiamine transporter ThiT; its protein translation is MKNIRLLVMIEAAFFAAFAMILDFLPSIKLSPAISISFAMVPIFILAFRRGMLAGILAGFLWGLLQVMLGDAYYLTPLQFFIEYFIAFASVGFAGILAPLIQNNYQKGNKRIALAWVVAATFIGSIARYFWHFLAGVIFWGKYAPEGMSPVLYSFIMNGTTFVGAFVFCTIVLLVILASAPRLVQAETFMTKKQVKKAS
- a CDS encoding 3-ketoacyl-ACP reductase encodes the protein MGQQIKGKIAYITGAGSGIGRATALALAKEGVHLGIIARTESKLEAVAREVETYGVNASYAVANIAKLEEVEGAVAKLETSLGPANILINNAGIGTFDNFLEMDPVTWKQTLEVNVFGTYHVTRAVLPHMLKKNQGDIIMISSSNGIKGTAGSTSYSASKFAIQGMSEALMQEVRRNNIRVFTLNPSLVATELAFGEKLAEKNDDKYMQAEDLAEYMVAQLKLHPRMFIKQSLQWATNPF
- a CDS encoding IS256 family transposase → MNHVTTDLIEALVQKQDIQEVFRQHLESAVNQLLKNELTAFLDYEPYDRKGFNSGNSRNGTYPRSIKTEYGELNIDIPRDRNGEFKQQTLGSYNRTNDTLESYIIHMYQKGITTDEIVQLIERMYGHHYTKQTISNITQRVSEDLEAFHSRRLNERYVCVYLDATHIPIRRDTVQKEAVYISIGITEDGTKEVLDYTIAPTESAHVWEEMLSSLRERGVKNVLLFVSDGLKGMTDSIHRVYSKAKHQVCCVHVSRNISKKVRVSDREDISNDFKKVYQAENRTEAESQLEQFREKWQKLYPSVIKNVMGHEQLLTFFDFPASIRRSIYSTNLIESFNKQIKRHIKAKEQFPNEESLKRYLVTQFHHYIEKHSMRCHRGFEKAKPELLKMFEAIET
- a CDS encoding M4 family metallopeptidase, with translation MQKKWFHRMGLLTLATTLIVSNAQVTHAADSRDEWEINADVETKWEQENKQKGPSFINGELSERKVTKEADVRKFLLENKELFQINSETKLDFIESNVDDIGMTHYIYKPKIQNIPIDNSKIVVHVNKDKKIIAINGEFHPNAPEKLTEKQKLTKKQAINHAWKHIDIKRSEADQKMASLTGETFNTLEETADLVVYHDDNKQYTLAYRVELQFAKPKPAYWNIWVNAESGEVLKAINQAQEFASTGSGIGTLGHHRQLNTFYHQGDYYLYDTTKRMNGVIETFTNQGRGDKNLPGVYVKDEDNRFTNEEQQAAVDAHYYAGQVFDYYYNTFGRVSYDNNGATIRSIVDYGNNYNNAVWVGDKIIYGNGDGRRFAPLSGANDIVAHELTHGVIDETADLVYANQSGALNESFADVFAYFVDGDWLIGEDVFTPGVEGDALRSLANPTRYNQPDHMNDYQHLPNTRRGDWGGVHINSGIPNKAAYFTVNSIGISKAEQVYYRALTTYLTPNSSFQDARQALVQSAQDLYGESAAQEVARAWERVGVN
- a CDS encoding ImmA/IrrE family metallo-endopeptidase, which produces MSYRTTPLEEGIKNLYMKLGFTEPQYPIEELAEKLNIHLSYQKKPILQQRGTIYLNPHLSSEKQKELFYYELSHVLPHVGIQLFMPKLFNSLQKHKTSYIALHLAIPTFMLQKVNFPLYHEEAIANVANEFKVTTEFSQKRLHEYRNQVNQNWNIL